The following coding sequences lie in one Agrobacterium vitis genomic window:
- a CDS encoding carbohydrate ABC transporter permease yields MSIHAPRWSHALFVAPYLTFFTTLLVFPLIWGIWLSFHKADMFSSGRFVGFDNYLRLFRDTVFIQSIWNTFYFVALTVPTLAVLGLFLALALNRQTRTAAVLRTLFFASSVLSVTIVTLVWRIVFIPQVGLLATIFGWFGATAPAALSDPDLAMIAIAIATVWWCLGLPMMLFLSALQQIPGDIYEAAALDNASRWRTLTAITLPSIKRTFLLVVIIQIVLQFQLFGQALLMTRGGPNNATRPIVLYIYEVTFRRWDLGLGAAASEILFILILLAAMAQYLITRRKGDAA; encoded by the coding sequence ATGAGCATCCATGCTCCGCGCTGGAGCCATGCGTTATTCGTGGCGCCTTACCTGACATTTTTCACCACGCTTCTGGTTTTTCCGCTGATCTGGGGCATTTGGCTGAGTTTCCATAAGGCCGATATGTTTTCGAGCGGGCGGTTCGTCGGCTTTGATAATTATCTGCGGCTGTTTCGTGATACCGTTTTCATTCAGTCGATCTGGAATACGTTCTATTTCGTGGCGCTGACGGTGCCGACGCTGGCGGTGCTTGGGCTATTTCTGGCGCTCGCGCTCAACCGGCAGACGCGGACGGCGGCGGTTCTGCGAACCCTGTTTTTTGCTTCCTCGGTTCTTTCCGTCACCATCGTCACGCTGGTCTGGCGGATTGTGTTCATTCCGCAGGTCGGCTTGCTGGCCACCATTTTCGGCTGGTTCGGCGCAACGGCGCCCGCCGCTCTTTCCGATCCGGACCTGGCGATGATTGCGATTGCCATCGCCACCGTCTGGTGGTGCCTTGGCCTGCCGATGATGCTGTTTCTATCGGCCTTGCAGCAAATTCCCGGCGATATCTATGAGGCGGCGGCGCTGGACAATGCCAGCCGCTGGCGGACACTGACGGCCATTACCCTGCCATCCATCAAGCGGACATTCCTCCTGGTGGTCATCATTCAGATCGTCTTGCAATTCCAGCTGTTTGGCCAGGCGCTGTTGATGACGCGGGGCGGGCCGAACAATGCGACCAGACCCATCGTTCTCTATATCTATGAAGTCACTTTCCGCCGCTGGGATCTTGGTCTCGGGGCCGCAGCCTCCGAAATCCTCTTCATTCTGATCCTGCTCGCCGCCATGGCGCAATATCTGATCACCAGACGTAAAGGAGACGCGGCATGA
- a CDS encoding sn-glycerol-3-phosphate ABC transporter ATP-binding protein UgpC, which produces MTAQIEISNVSKTYGAMTVLDGLSLSIPAHEFVVFLGPSGCGKSTLLRMIAGLESVDDGEIHINGERIDGLPPGQRDVAMVFQSYALYPHMTVRQNMAFGLENIQVSRSVIDARIAEAARMLEIDHLLERKPGQLSGGQRQRVAIGRAVVKEPKAFLFDEPLSNLDAALRTRTRIELAQLHQRLRSTMIFVTHDQTEAMTLADRIVVMNNRRIEQIGTPMQIYERPATRFVAGFVGSPAMNFLDVTGLTPGRSGLVVTCGQSLRIETHIDPENAASAVTLGIRAEAVHVTPPEGGDVDGTIDVLERLGDRTLIYTRLADGQSVVAATAGQTRLKIGDRIGLGFDGEKAHLFDADGTARHAEVLSDG; this is translated from the coding sequence ATGACGGCACAGATCGAAATCAGCAATGTCAGCAAGACCTACGGTGCCATGACCGTGCTGGATGGCCTGTCGCTGTCCATTCCGGCCCATGAATTCGTGGTCTTCCTTGGTCCGTCGGGCTGCGGAAAATCGACTTTGCTGCGGATGATCGCCGGGCTTGAAAGCGTCGATGACGGCGAAATCCACATCAATGGCGAGCGGATTGACGGGCTTCCACCCGGTCAGCGTGACGTGGCTATGGTGTTTCAGTCCTATGCGCTTTATCCGCACATGACCGTGCGCCAGAACATGGCCTTCGGGCTTGAGAATATTCAGGTTTCCCGATCGGTCATCGATGCGCGTATTGCGGAAGCGGCGCGGATGCTGGAAATCGATCATCTGCTGGAGCGCAAGCCGGGGCAGCTTTCCGGTGGTCAGCGCCAGCGCGTGGCGATTGGCCGGGCGGTGGTGAAGGAGCCCAAGGCCTTCCTGTTTGATGAGCCGCTGTCCAATCTGGATGCGGCTTTGCGCACCCGGACCCGCATCGAGCTGGCGCAATTGCATCAGCGGCTGCGCTCAACAATGATTTTCGTCACCCACGATCAGACCGAAGCCATGACGCTGGCCGACAGGATCGTGGTGATGAACAATCGTCGCATCGAGCAGATTGGCACGCCGATGCAGATCTATGAGCGCCCGGCAACCCGGTTTGTTGCCGGTTTCGTCGGGTCGCCCGCGATGAATTTTCTCGATGTTACGGGGCTTACCCCCGGCAGATCCGGCCTTGTCGTCACTTGCGGCCAGAGCCTGCGCATCGAAACCCATATCGATCCGGAAAATGCTGCGTCGGCTGTCACGCTCGGTATTCGCGCCGAGGCGGTTCACGTCACGCCTCCTGAGGGCGGGGACGTTGATGGCACGATCGATGTGCTGGAGCGTCTGGGTGATCGGACACTGATCTATACACGATTGGCGGATGGCCAAAGTGTGGTGGCCGCAACGGCGGGTCAGACGCGCCTGAAAATCGGCGATCGCATAGGCCTTGGTTTTGACGGTGAAAAAGCCCATCTGTTCGATGCGGATGGAACCGCCCGGCATGCGGAGGTGCTGTCCGATGGCTGA
- a CDS encoding alpha-N-arabinofuranosidase, translating into MKATVLAHADFSIAEIDPRLYGSFIEHLGRAVYTGIYEPDHPSADENGMRRDVIDLVRELNVPIVRYPGGNFVSAYNWEDGIGPRDQRPVRLDLAWHTSESNEVGLHEFADWCASVGTEMMLAVNLGSRGLDEARNFLEYANHSGGSYWSDLRISNGRPQPFDVKLWCLGNEMDGPWQIGHKSADEYGRLAHETAKAMRTFDKSLELVVCGSSNAKMPSYPQWEATVLDHTYNEVDYISLHMYFDNKAGDTPNYLAQNKKLDDYIVSVSGVIDFIKAKKRSSKNVYISFDEWNVWYHSNEQDKAILQGNDGWPFAPPLLEDIYNFEDVLQVGLIINTFIRRSNVVRIACLAQLVNVIAPIMTAPGGPAWRQTIFYPFLFASVHGRGTALDLRVKSPTYTASAVGEVDSLDIAAVHDTADGSIAFFIVNRSEAAIETTFDLQGFGTAPSIADYQVMTHADLKAVNTQERMTEVAPRPGEGLVIDGTSLTASFPALSYQMIRVKVRDVS; encoded by the coding sequence ATGAAGGCGACCGTTCTGGCGCATGCCGATTTCAGCATTGCGGAGATTGATCCACGGCTCTACGGCTCCTTCATAGAGCATCTGGGCCGGGCAGTTTACACCGGTATTTATGAGCCCGATCACCCGAGCGCCGATGAAAACGGCATGCGCCGCGATGTCATCGATCTGGTGCGGGAGTTGAACGTGCCGATCGTGCGCTATCCCGGCGGCAATTTCGTTTCGGCCTATAATTGGGAAGACGGCATTGGCCCTAGGGATCAGCGCCCGGTTCGCCTTGATCTCGCCTGGCATACGTCGGAGAGCAACGAGGTCGGCCTTCACGAGTTTGCCGATTGGTGCGCCTCTGTCGGAACTGAGATGATGCTGGCCGTCAATCTCGGGTCGCGCGGGCTGGATGAGGCGCGCAATTTTCTGGAATATGCCAATCATTCCGGCGGCAGCTATTGGAGCGATCTGCGTATCAGCAATGGCAGGCCGCAGCCTTTTGATGTGAAGCTCTGGTGCCTGGGCAATGAAATGGACGGCCCTTGGCAGATCGGCCACAAATCGGCTGATGAATATGGCCGGCTTGCCCATGAAACCGCCAAGGCCATGCGGACCTTCGATAAATCGCTGGAACTGGTGGTCTGCGGTTCGTCCAACGCCAAGATGCCGAGCTATCCGCAATGGGAGGCGACCGTTCTCGACCATACCTATAATGAGGTCGATTATATTTCCCTGCATATGTATTTCGACAACAAGGCAGGCGATACGCCCAATTATCTCGCCCAGAACAAGAAGCTGGATGATTATATCGTCTCGGTTTCTGGTGTGATTGATTTCATCAAGGCCAAGAAACGCTCTTCCAAGAATGTCTATATTTCCTTTGATGAATGGAATGTCTGGTATCATTCCAACGAACAGGACAAGGCAATCCTCCAGGGTAATGACGGCTGGCCCTTTGCGCCGCCATTGCTGGAAGACATCTATAATTTCGAGGATGTGTTGCAGGTCGGGCTGATTATCAACACTTTCATCCGCCGTTCCAACGTGGTGCGCATCGCCTGCCTGGCGCAATTGGTCAATGTGATTGCGCCAATCATGACGGCGCCGGGCGGTCCGGCCTGGCGGCAGACGATTTTCTATCCATTCCTGTTCGCCTCGGTACATGGCCGTGGCACGGCGCTGGATCTGCGGGTAAAAAGCCCGACCTATACGGCGTCTGCCGTCGGTGAGGTCGACAGTCTCGACATTGCCGCCGTGCATGACACGGCGGATGGCTCGATTGCTTTCTTCATCGTCAATCGTTCAGAGGCGGCCATCGAGACCACATTCGATTTGCAGGGGTTTGGCACCGCGCCGTCTATCGCCGATTATCAGGTGATGACCCATGCCGACTTGAAGGCGGTCAATACGCAGGAGCGGATGACGGAGGTTGCGCCACGCCCGGGCGAGGGGTTGGTTATCGATGGCACAAGCCTGACGGCGTCGTTTCCGGCGCTGTCCTACCAGATGATCCGGGTGAAGGTTCGGGATGTCTCTTAG
- a CDS encoding metalloregulator ArsR/SmtB family transcription factor, whose amino-acid sequence MSRNFLVIDPEDGMAVLKGLASPLRIAMLKLLHEKGAMNVNDIAAELSLPQSTVSTNLQVLEDAGLIRTESQKARKGSQKICYPTAEEVLVVFKSERRKIDAHAIEVAMPIGLYTSYEVTAPCGLCSPEGIIGLLDVPNTFLDPERMKAGLIWFTRGYVEYQFPNNAKLSGSSIREIEIAMELSSEVPGTSADWPSDITLSINGTDVGTWTSPGDFGDKRGVYTPDWWKLKGSQYGKLKNWRISSEGTFVDGVKISSVDLNAIDLLAHHSIRVRIGVRDDARHPGGINIFGRGFGNYDQDIVLRIRTE is encoded by the coding sequence ATGAGCAGAAATTTTCTTGTGATCGACCCGGAAGACGGCATGGCGGTTCTGAAAGGGCTGGCCTCGCCATTGCGGATCGCAATGCTCAAGCTATTGCATGAAAAAGGCGCGATGAATGTCAATGACATCGCTGCTGAACTGTCGCTGCCGCAATCCACCGTCTCCACCAATCTTCAGGTTCTGGAAGACGCGGGGTTGATCCGCACCGAGAGCCAGAAGGCCCGCAAGGGCAGCCAGAAGATCTGCTATCCGACTGCCGAGGAGGTGCTGGTTGTCTTCAAGAGCGAGCGGCGCAAGATCGATGCCCATGCCATCGAAGTCGCGATGCCAATCGGGCTTTATACCAGCTATGAGGTGACGGCACCCTGTGGTCTTTGTTCCCCCGAAGGCATCATTGGCTTGCTGGACGTCCCCAATACCTTCCTTGATCCGGAACGGATGAAAGCCGGGCTGATCTGGTTCACCAGAGGCTATGTGGAATATCAATTCCCCAACAATGCCAAGCTATCCGGCAGCAGCATCCGCGAAATCGAAATTGCCATGGAGCTGAGTTCGGAAGTGCCCGGCACCAGTGCCGACTGGCCTTCCGACATCACATTGTCGATCAATGGCACGGATGTCGGAACATGGACCTCTCCCGGCGATTTCGGTGACAAGCGCGGTGTTTATACGCCCGACTGGTGGAAGCTGAAGGGCTCCCAATACGGCAAGCTGAAGAATTGGCGAATTTCCTCAGAGGGCACGTTTGTTGATGGCGTCAAGATTTCATCCGTCGATCTCAATGCTATCGATCTGCTGGCCCATCATTCCATCCGGGTGCGGATTGGTGTGCGCGATGATGCGCGCCATCCCGGTGGGATCAACATTTTCGGACGCGGATTTGGCAATTACGACCAAGATATCGTGCTGCGTATTCGGACAGAGTGA
- a CDS encoding M20 family metallopeptidase, which produces MTREIFIRNASDYALGGKLTDDLARLIARRSVSQSEGKPEDLQAYLVEDIQPLLSSLGFATEIFANPRENGAPLLIASLIEDASLPTVLIYGHGDVCNGEAHRWREGLDPFVLHQEGDKLYGRGTADNKIQHLINIKALELILKEKGKLGFNVKIIMEMAEETGSYGLREFFQAKREALAADVLIASDGPRLAADTPTMFMGSRGGFAFNLIVNLRDGDHHSGNFGGLLADPAIILAHAIAAIVDARGQIQIPEWLPTSLTPDIRAALKDLPSRKHDADWGQADLTPSERVFGWNSMAVLAISSGNINAPQNAIAGSARATCQLRFVVGTDMEGILPALRRHLDAHGFPMVAVEPARGEAFRATRFSPDHPWVRFVEQSITRTSGKPVHVLPNLAGSLPNDAFTNILGLPTIWIPHSHAECGQHGPNEHALLSIAEEGMRVMTGLFLDIGEQAAALKSV; this is translated from the coding sequence ATGACCAGAGAGATCTTCATCCGCAATGCGTCCGATTATGCGCTGGGCGGCAAGCTGACTGACGATCTGGCCCGTCTTATCGCACGCCGCTCGGTCAGTCAGTCGGAAGGCAAGCCGGAGGATCTGCAAGCCTATCTGGTGGAGGATATTCAGCCGCTGTTGTCGTCGCTTGGCTTTGCCACGGAGATTTTCGCCAATCCGCGAGAGAATGGCGCGCCGCTTTTGATCGCCAGCCTGATCGAGGACGCCAGCCTGCCGACCGTGCTGATCTATGGGCATGGCGATGTCTGTAATGGCGAGGCGCATCGCTGGCGCGAAGGGCTCGACCCTTTCGTGCTGCATCAGGAAGGGGATAAGCTCTACGGGCGCGGCACGGCGGATAACAAGATCCAGCATCTCATCAATATCAAGGCGCTGGAACTGATTTTGAAAGAGAAGGGTAAGCTCGGCTTCAACGTCAAGATCATCATGGAAATGGCCGAGGAAACCGGCTCCTACGGTTTGCGTGAGTTTTTCCAGGCCAAGCGCGAAGCCCTTGCCGCCGATGTGCTGATCGCATCCGATGGGCCGCGATTGGCTGCTGATACACCGACCATGTTCATGGGCTCACGCGGCGGCTTTGCCTTCAACCTCATCGTTAACTTGCGCGACGGCGATCACCATTCCGGCAATTTCGGCGGCTTGCTGGCCGACCCGGCGATCATTCTTGCCCATGCCATCGCCGCGATTGTTGATGCGCGGGGCCAGATCCAGATCCCGGAATGGCTGCCGACCAGCCTGACCCCTGACATTCGCGCTGCCCTCAAGGACCTGCCGTCCCGCAAGCATGACGCGGACTGGGGTCAAGCGGATCTGACGCCGTCCGAGCGGGTTTTCGGTTGGAATTCCATGGCGGTTCTGGCCATCTCCTCAGGCAATATCAACGCGCCGCAAAATGCCATTGCCGGATCGGCGCGCGCCACCTGCCAGCTGCGGTTCGTGGTGGGAACGGATATGGAGGGCATTCTGCCCGCTTTACGACGACATCTCGATGCCCATGGGTTTCCCATGGTGGCGGTGGAGCCAGCCCGAGGCGAGGCGTTCCGGGCCACCCGGTTTTCCCCCGATCATCCCTGGGTGCGGTTTGTCGAGCAATCCATAACCCGCACAAGCGGCAAGCCGGTACATGTCCTGCCCAATCTGGCGGGCTCGCTGCCCAATGATGCCTTTACCAACATTCTTGGCCTACCGACCATCTGGATTCCCCATTCCCATGCTGAATGCGGACAGCACGGACCGAACGAGCACGCTCTTCTGTCCATTGCCGAAGAGGGCATGCGGGTGATGACCGGCCTGTTCCTGGATATTGGCGAACAGGCTGCCGCGTTGAAATCCGTTTGA
- a CDS encoding FadR/GntR family transcriptional regulator, whose amino-acid sequence MAKAPSPNEAQRKPRLAESVIEALRADIVGGRLALGTQLPTEPGLIERFGVSRTVIREALAELRAAGLVDARQGKGVFVVDDLPGQEMRLSTEEQRSIPKTLEMLEFRVAIETEAAALAAVRRSSAQEYEIRAANEVMADLVAEKAPTSKADFDFHLAIARATNNSYYLSALQSFGPQAIPRSNLPNLASSRSETYLSQVVEEHGRIADAISGQDPQGARAAMREHIEKSQERHRALARNLRKEGG is encoded by the coding sequence ATGGCCAAAGCCCCATCGCCGAATGAAGCACAGCGCAAGCCAAGGCTGGCCGAAAGCGTCATCGAAGCCTTGCGTGCCGATATTGTTGGCGGACGGCTGGCGCTCGGCACGCAATTGCCGACCGAGCCGGGGCTGATCGAGCGGTTCGGGGTCAGCCGCACGGTGATCCGCGAGGCCTTGGCCGAGCTACGGGCTGCTGGGCTCGTCGATGCCCGTCAGGGCAAGGGCGTGTTTGTTGTTGATGACCTGCCCGGACAGGAAATGCGCCTCAGCACGGAAGAGCAGCGGAGCATTCCTAAAACCCTGGAAATGCTGGAATTCAGGGTGGCGATCGAGACGGAAGCCGCAGCACTGGCCGCCGTGCGCCGCTCTTCGGCGCAGGAATATGAGATCCGGGCGGCCAATGAGGTGATGGCGGATCTTGTTGCTGAAAAAGCGCCGACCTCCAAGGCGGATTTCGATTTTCACCTGGCCATCGCCCGGGCCACCAATAACAGCTATTATCTGAGCGCCTTGCAAAGCTTTGGTCCGCAGGCCATTCCGCGCTCCAACTTGCCCAACCTCGCCTCTTCACGCAGCGAAACCTATCTTTCGCAAGTGGTGGAGGAGCATGGCCGGATTGCTGATGCCATTTCCGGTCAGGACCCACAGGGCGCGCGCGCCGCGATGCGCGAGCATATCGAGAAATCCCAGGAGCGGCATCGGGCGCTGGCCCGGAATCTGCGCAAGGAGGGCGGCTGA
- the kdgD gene encoding 5-dehydro-4-deoxyglucarate dehydratase → MEPNELKRALGAGLLSFPVTPFDDKGEFNPDVYGAHIDWLSGYDATVLFAAGGTGEMFSLSPDEIPGIVATAKAASNGVPIVGGCGGGTRVAVEIAKGIEKAGGDGILLLPQYLIDAPQAGLYAHVKAVCDAVGFGVTVYNRDNCVLQTETIQRLADDCPNLIGFKDGTGELGLVRRITATLGDRLTYIGGMPTAELFAEAYLGAGFSTYSSAVFNFVPQLACDFYKALRAGDRATCENILNRFFFPFMDLRSRQKGYAVAAIKAGVRLQGFAAGSVRPPLTDLTSEEVDILAGLIEPWKQ, encoded by the coding sequence ATGGAACCGAATGAACTGAAACGTGCACTGGGCGCAGGCTTGCTGTCTTTTCCCGTCACCCCTTTCGATGACAAGGGCGAGTTCAACCCGGATGTCTATGGTGCGCATATCGATTGGCTGTCTGGCTATGACGCGACCGTGCTGTTTGCCGCTGGCGGCACCGGCGAAATGTTCTCGCTGTCGCCGGATGAAATTCCTGGCATTGTTGCCACCGCCAAGGCGGCATCGAATGGCGTGCCTATCGTCGGCGGCTGCGGCGGTGGCACAAGGGTTGCCGTGGAAATTGCCAAGGGCATCGAAAAGGCTGGCGGCGACGGCATTCTTCTGCTGCCGCAATATCTGATCGATGCGCCGCAGGCGGGCCTCTATGCCCATGTCAAGGCGGTCTGTGATGCGGTTGGCTTCGGCGTCACCGTCTACAACCGCGACAATTGCGTGCTTCAAACCGAAACCATCCAGCGCCTGGCCGATGATTGCCCCAATCTGATCGGTTTCAAGGATGGCACAGGCGAACTCGGCCTGGTGCGCCGTATCACCGCGACGCTGGGCGACCGCCTCACCTATATCGGCGGCATGCCGACAGCGGAATTGTTTGCCGAGGCCTATCTGGGTGCCGGTTTCTCCACCTATTCGTCGGCTGTCTTCAATTTCGTGCCGCAACTGGCCTGCGATTTTTACAAGGCGCTGCGGGCTGGCGACCGGGCGACCTGCGAAAACATTCTCAACCGGTTCTTCTTCCCCTTCATGGATTTGCGCAGCCGCCAGAAGGGCTATGCGGTCGCGGCCATCAAGGCTGGCGTTCGTCTTCAGGGCTTTGCCGCCGGTTCGGTCCGTCCGCCTCTGACGGATTTGACCTCGGAAGAGGTGGATATTCTGGCCGGGCTGATCGAACCCTGGAAGCAGTGA
- a CDS encoding ABC transporter substrate-binding protein yields MKTRKLLATVALAALVGMPVMAIAQDYHQAPQLDALVKEGKLPPVEKRLPENPRVEDMVERVGVYGGYQTGGLVGGNDRNALAKLTGYEPLMAWDREWSGKIIPNVATSYKASDDATTFTFELRKGMKWSNGMDFTAEDIAFMVNDVLPDDKLFPAKPAWMLVGGKLPVATVNSPTSVTIKFSGPNGLFLMNVAGVFGTQLTLMSKQYCGQFMPKFNPDAEKLAKDAGDASWIEHLTNKCGLEIEQVQRWRNPDMPVLGPWKIKDPYVSGATQVTFERNPYYWKVDPAGNQLPYLDGARYSVNSDVQTVLLAAIAGKINYQERHIGVNQNRPVLNEGADKGGYELIDRITGQGADTSFSFNMTHKDPEMRKIFGNKDFRVAMSIAIDRKSVIDAIYLGLTQPKQVAPNENTLYANDRLAHQYLDYDPDKANKLLDSIGLDKKDADGFRLRPDGKRLTFTVITPAALSNWGDVAELVIRYWQAVGVDARFQSMDRTRFYEVKNNNDHDVALWTGEGYGVDALLDPRLYMPVSIESNYAVAWGKAYLKMQGGEEPPEPVKKQWDLYNQIKGTTDQTKQTALFQQILDIAADQFYTIAISTPPAGFAVKAKNLHNVMNNAPTSWVYPSPAPSNTEQWFIQN; encoded by the coding sequence ATGAAGACCAGAAAACTGCTTGCCACAGTGGCGCTTGCCGCACTGGTGGGCATGCCGGTCATGGCGATTGCCCAGGACTATCATCAGGCGCCGCAGCTTGATGCGCTGGTCAAGGAAGGCAAATTGCCACCGGTCGAAAAACGTCTGCCGGAAAATCCGCGCGTCGAGGATATGGTCGAACGTGTCGGCGTCTATGGCGGCTACCAGACCGGCGGATTGGTGGGCGGCAATGACCGCAACGCACTGGCCAAGCTGACCGGCTACGAGCCGCTGATGGCCTGGGACCGGGAATGGTCGGGCAAGATCATTCCCAACGTTGCCACCTCCTACAAAGCCAGCGATGATGCCACGACCTTCACCTTCGAATTGCGCAAGGGCATGAAATGGTCGAACGGCATGGATTTCACCGCCGAAGACATCGCCTTCATGGTCAATGACGTGCTTCCCGACGACAAGCTGTTTCCGGCCAAGCCCGCCTGGATGCTGGTGGGGGGCAAGCTGCCGGTGGCGACCGTCAACAGCCCAACCAGCGTCACCATCAAATTCTCCGGCCCGAACGGCCTGTTCCTCATGAATGTCGCGGGCGTGTTCGGCACGCAGCTCACCTTGATGTCGAAGCAATATTGCGGCCAGTTCATGCCGAAGTTCAATCCGGATGCCGAAAAACTGGCGAAGGATGCCGGCGATGCCAGCTGGATCGAACATCTGACCAACAAATGCGGATTGGAAATCGAGCAGGTTCAGCGCTGGCGCAATCCTGACATGCCCGTGCTCGGCCCCTGGAAGATCAAGGACCCCTATGTATCCGGCGCCACCCAGGTGACGTTTGAGCGCAATCCCTATTACTGGAAGGTCGATCCGGCGGGCAACCAGTTGCCTTATCTCGATGGCGCCCGCTATAGCGTCAATTCGGATGTACAGACGGTGCTTCTGGCGGCGATTGCCGGCAAGATCAACTATCAGGAACGCCATATCGGCGTGAACCAGAACCGTCCAGTCTTGAACGAAGGCGCGGACAAGGGTGGGTACGAGTTGATCGACCGGATTACCGGCCAGGGTGCGGACACGTCCTTTTCCTTCAATATGACCCATAAGGACCCGGAGATGCGCAAGATCTTCGGCAACAAGGATTTCCGGGTGGCGATGAGTATCGCCATTGATCGCAAATCGGTCATCGATGCGATTTATCTGGGCCTGACGCAGCCGAAACAGGTGGCACCAAACGAAAACACCCTCTACGCCAATGACCGGCTGGCGCATCAGTATCTCGATTACGACCCTGACAAGGCCAACAAGCTGCTCGACAGTATCGGTCTCGACAAGAAGGATGCCGATGGCTTCCGGCTTCGCCCTGATGGCAAACGCCTGACCTTTACCGTCATCACGCCTGCGGCGCTGTCCAACTGGGGCGATGTTGCCGAACTGGTCATTCGCTACTGGCAGGCCGTTGGCGTCGATGCGCGCTTCCAATCGATGGACCGCACGCGGTTCTATGAGGTCAAGAACAATAACGACCATGACGTGGCACTGTGGACCGGCGAAGGGTATGGCGTCGATGCCCTGCTTGATCCGCGCCTCTATATGCCGGTCTCGATTGAATCCAACTATGCGGTCGCCTGGGGCAAGGCTTATCTGAAGATGCAAGGCGGAGAAGAGCCGCCGGAGCCGGTCAAGAAACAGTGGGATCTGTATAACCAGATCAAGGGCACCACCGATCAGACCAAGCAGACGGCGCTGTTCCAGCAGATTCTCGATATTGCCGCCGACCAGTTCTACACGATTGCGATTTCGACACCGCCCGCTGGCTTCGCCGTCAAGGCCAAGAACCTGCACAACGTGATGAACAACGCACCGACCTCCTGGGTCTATCCAAGCCCGGCACCCAGCAATACCGAGCAATGGTTCATCCAAAACTAA
- a CDS encoding ABC transporter permease codes for MLRFITLRVLGMIPAMFAISLLTFVVIQLPPGDFVSTLAAQAAETGDTMSPAQLETLRQRYGIGEPVVLQYVHWIGGVMHGDFGYSFEWNQPVSQLVMQRMGMTALVAFITLMFVWLTALPIGIYSAVRKYSPGDYLFTLLGFIGMAIPNFLLAILLMYVATIHFGQSVGGLFSPEFANAPWSLARIGDFLKHVWIPVIILGASGTAALIRVMRANLLDELRKPYVEAALAKGLPERRAILRYPVRVAINPFISTVGWVLPTLISGELIVSTVMNLPTAGPLLLQALKSQDMYLAGAFLLMTGGLVLVGTLLSDILLAIVDPRIRLT; via the coding sequence ATGTTACGGTTCATCACATTGCGCGTGCTGGGCATGATCCCCGCGATGTTTGCCATTTCGCTTCTGACCTTCGTGGTGATCCAGTTGCCGCCAGGCGATTTCGTCTCGACGCTGGCCGCCCAGGCCGCTGAAACCGGCGACACCATGTCTCCTGCCCAGTTGGAGACCCTGCGCCAACGCTATGGCATCGGCGAGCCGGTCGTGCTGCAATATGTCCACTGGATCGGCGGCGTGATGCATGGCGATTTCGGCTATTCCTTCGAGTGGAACCAGCCTGTCAGCCAATTGGTGATGCAGCGAATGGGCATGACGGCGCTGGTCGCTTTCATCACGCTGATGTTCGTCTGGCTGACGGCCCTGCCGATCGGCATCTACTCCGCCGTGCGCAAATACTCTCCGGGCGATTACCTTTTCACCCTGCTGGGCTTTATCGGCATGGCGATCCCGAATTTCCTGCTGGCCATCCTGTTGATGTATGTGGCGACCATTCACTTCGGCCAGAGCGTCGGCGGGTTATTCTCGCCGGAATTCGCCAATGCCCCCTGGTCACTGGCCCGGATCGGGGATTTTCTCAAGCATGTCTGGATCCCCGTGATCATTCTGGGAGCCAGCGGCACGGCGGCGCTGATCCGCGTCATGCGCGCCAATCTGCTTGACGAATTGCGCAAGCCCTATGTGGAAGCGGCCCTTGCCAAAGGGCTGCCAGAACGGCGGGCGATCCTGCGGTATCCGGTGCGCGTTGCCATCAATCCGTTCATTTCCACCGTCGGCTGGGTATTGCCGACCCTGATTTCCGGCGAGTTGATCGTGTCCACCGTGATGAACCTGCCCACCGCCGGGCCTCTCCTTTTGCAGGCGCTGAAATCCCAGGACATGTACCTGGCCGGTGCCTTCCTGCTGATGACCGGTGGCCTGGTCCTGGTCGGCACGCTGCTGTCCGACATCCTGCTTGCCATCGTCGATCCAAGGATTCGTCTGACATGA